The proteins below are encoded in one region of Macaca nemestrina isolate mMacNem1 chromosome 10, mMacNem.hap1, whole genome shotgun sequence:
- the LOC105469866 gene encoding ATP-dependent DNA helicase Q1 isoform X2: MAGKEVFLVMPTGGGKSLCYQLPALCSDGFTLVICPLISLMEDQLMVLKQLGISATMLNASSSKEHVKWVHAEMVNKNSELKLIYVTPEKIAKSKMFMSRLEKAYEARRFTRIAVDEVHCCSQWGHDFRPDYKALGILKRQFPNASLIGLTATATNHVLTDAQKILCVEKCFTFTASFNRSNLYYEVRQKPSNTEDFIEDIVKLINGRYKGQSGIIYCFSQKDSEQVTVSLQNLGIHAGAYHANLEPEDKTTVHRKWSANEIQVVVATVAFGMGIDKPDVRFVIHHSMSKSMENYYQESGRAGRDDMKADCILYYGFGDIFRISSMVVMENVGQQKLYEMVSYCQNITKCRRVLMAQHFDEVWNSEACNKMCDNCCKDSAFERKNITEYCRDLIKILKQAEELNEKLTPLKLIDSWMGKGAAKLRVAGVVAPTLPREDLEKIIAHFLIQQYLKEDYSFTAYATISYLKIGPKANLLNNDAHAITMQVTKSTQNSFRAESSQTCHSEQGDKKMEEKNSGNFQKKAANMLQQSGSKNTGAKKRKIDDA, translated from the exons ATGGCTGGAAAGGAGGTATTTCTTGTTATGCCTACAGGAGGTGGAAAGAGCTTATGTTACCAGTTACCAGCATTATGTTCAGATG gttTTACACTCGTCATTTGCCCATTGATCTCTCTTATGGAAGACCAATTAATGGTTTTAAAACAATTAGGAATTTCAGCAACCATGTTAAATGCTTCAAGTTCTAAG gAGCATGTTAAATGGGTTCATGCTGAAATGGTAAATAAAAACTCTGAGTTAAAGCTGATTTATGTGACTCCAGAGAAAATtgcaaaaagcaaaatgtttatgTCAAGACTAGAGAAAGCCTATGAAGCAAGGAGATTCACTCGAATTGCTGTGGATGAAGTTCACTGCTGTAGTCAGTGGGGACATGATTTCAGACCTG attATAAGGCGCTTGGTATCTTAAAGCGGCAGTTCCCTAACGCATCACTAATTGGGCTGACTGCGACTGCAACCAATCACGTTTTGACGGATGCTCAGAAAATTTTGTGCGTTGAAAAGTGTTTTACTTTTACAGCTTCTTTTAATAGGTCAAATCTATATTATGAG GTTCGGCAGAAGCCCTCAAACACTGAagattttattgaggatattgtAAAGCTCATTAATGGGAGATACAAAGGGCAATCAG GAATCATATATTgtttttctcagaaagactctgaACAAGTTACGGTTAGTTTGCAGAATCTGGGAATTCATGCAGGTGCTTACCATGCCAATTTGGAGCCAGAAGATAAGACCACAGTTCATAGAAAATGGTCAGCCAATGAAATTCAG gTAGTAGTGGCAACTGTTGCATTTGGTATGGGAATTGATAAGCCAGATGTGAGGTTTGTCATCCATCATTCAATGAGTAAATCCATGGAAAATTATTACCAAGAGAGTGGACGTGCAG GTCGAGATGACATGAAAGCAGACTGTATTTTGTACTATGGCTTTGGAGATATATTCAGAATAAGTTCAATGGTGGTGATGGAAAATGTGGGACAGCAGAAGCTTTATGAGATGGTATCATACTGTCAAAACATAACCAA ATGTCGTCGTGTGTTGATGGCTCAACATTTTGATGAAGTATGGAACTCAGAAGCATGTAACAAAATGTGTGATAACTGCTGTAAAGACAGTG catttgaaagaaagaatataaCAGAGTACTGCAGAGATCtaatcaagatcctgaagcaggcagaggaacTGAATGAAAAACTCACTCCATTGAAACTGATTGATTCTTGGATGGGAAAGGGTGCAGCAAAACTGAGAGTAGCAGGTGTTGTGGCTCCCACACTTCCTCGTGAAGACCTGGAGAAGATTATTGCACACTTTCTAATACAGCAGTATCTTAA AGAAGACTACAGTTTTACAGCTTATGctaccatttcatatttgaaaataggACCTAAAGCTAATCTTCTGAACAATGACGCACATGCTATTACTATGCAAGTGACAAAGTCCACGCAGAACTCTTTCAGG GCTGAATCATCTCAAACTTGTCATTCTGAACAAGGTGATAAaaagatggaggaaaaaaattcagGCAACTTCCAGAAGAAGGCTGCAAACATGCTTCAGCAATCTGGTTCTAAGAATACAGgagctaagaaaagaaaaattgatgatGCCTGA
- the LOC105469866 gene encoding ATP-dependent DNA helicase Q1 isoform X1, with protein MASVSALTEELDSITSELHAVEIQIQELTERQQELIQKKKVLTKKIKQCLEDSDAGASNEHDSSPAAWNKEDFPWSGKVKDVLQNVFKLQKFRPLQLETINVTMAGKEVFLVMPTGGGKSLCYQLPALCSDGFTLVICPLISLMEDQLMVLKQLGISATMLNASSSKEHVKWVHAEMVNKNSELKLIYVTPEKIAKSKMFMSRLEKAYEARRFTRIAVDEVHCCSQWGHDFRPDYKALGILKRQFPNASLIGLTATATNHVLTDAQKILCVEKCFTFTASFNRSNLYYEVRQKPSNTEDFIEDIVKLINGRYKGQSGIIYCFSQKDSEQVTVSLQNLGIHAGAYHANLEPEDKTTVHRKWSANEIQVVVATVAFGMGIDKPDVRFVIHHSMSKSMENYYQESGRAGRDDMKADCILYYGFGDIFRISSMVVMENVGQQKLYEMVSYCQNITKCRRVLMAQHFDEVWNSEACNKMCDNCCKDSAFERKNITEYCRDLIKILKQAEELNEKLTPLKLIDSWMGKGAAKLRVAGVVAPTLPREDLEKIIAHFLIQQYLKEDYSFTAYATISYLKIGPKANLLNNDAHAITMQVTKSTQNSFRAESSQTCHSEQGDKKMEEKNSGNFQKKAANMLQQSGSKNTGAKKRKIDDA; from the exons atggcgtCCGTTTCAG CTCTGACTGAGGAACTGGATTCTATAACCAGCGAGCTACATGCAGTagaaattcaaattcaagaaCTAACGGAAAGGCAACAAGAgcttattcagaaaaaaaaagtcctaaccaagaaaataaagcagtgtTTGGAGGATTCTGATGCCGGGGCAAGCAACGAACATGATTCTTCACCTGCCGCTTGGAATAAAGAAG attttccatGGTCTGGTAAAGTTAAAGATGTTCTGCAAAATGTCTTTAAGCTGCAGAAGTTCAGACCACTTCAGCTTGAAACTATTAACGTAACAATGGCTGGAAAGGAGGTATTTCTTGTTATGCCTACAGGAGGTGGAAAGAGCTTATGTTACCAGTTACCAGCATTATGTTCAGATG gttTTACACTCGTCATTTGCCCATTGATCTCTCTTATGGAAGACCAATTAATGGTTTTAAAACAATTAGGAATTTCAGCAACCATGTTAAATGCTTCAAGTTCTAAG gAGCATGTTAAATGGGTTCATGCTGAAATGGTAAATAAAAACTCTGAGTTAAAGCTGATTTATGTGACTCCAGAGAAAATtgcaaaaagcaaaatgtttatgTCAAGACTAGAGAAAGCCTATGAAGCAAGGAGATTCACTCGAATTGCTGTGGATGAAGTTCACTGCTGTAGTCAGTGGGGACATGATTTCAGACCTG attATAAGGCGCTTGGTATCTTAAAGCGGCAGTTCCCTAACGCATCACTAATTGGGCTGACTGCGACTGCAACCAATCACGTTTTGACGGATGCTCAGAAAATTTTGTGCGTTGAAAAGTGTTTTACTTTTACAGCTTCTTTTAATAGGTCAAATCTATATTATGAG GTTCGGCAGAAGCCCTCAAACACTGAagattttattgaggatattgtAAAGCTCATTAATGGGAGATACAAAGGGCAATCAG GAATCATATATTgtttttctcagaaagactctgaACAAGTTACGGTTAGTTTGCAGAATCTGGGAATTCATGCAGGTGCTTACCATGCCAATTTGGAGCCAGAAGATAAGACCACAGTTCATAGAAAATGGTCAGCCAATGAAATTCAG gTAGTAGTGGCAACTGTTGCATTTGGTATGGGAATTGATAAGCCAGATGTGAGGTTTGTCATCCATCATTCAATGAGTAAATCCATGGAAAATTATTACCAAGAGAGTGGACGTGCAG GTCGAGATGACATGAAAGCAGACTGTATTTTGTACTATGGCTTTGGAGATATATTCAGAATAAGTTCAATGGTGGTGATGGAAAATGTGGGACAGCAGAAGCTTTATGAGATGGTATCATACTGTCAAAACATAACCAA ATGTCGTCGTGTGTTGATGGCTCAACATTTTGATGAAGTATGGAACTCAGAAGCATGTAACAAAATGTGTGATAACTGCTGTAAAGACAGTG catttgaaagaaagaatataaCAGAGTACTGCAGAGATCtaatcaagatcctgaagcaggcagaggaacTGAATGAAAAACTCACTCCATTGAAACTGATTGATTCTTGGATGGGAAAGGGTGCAGCAAAACTGAGAGTAGCAGGTGTTGTGGCTCCCACACTTCCTCGTGAAGACCTGGAGAAGATTATTGCACACTTTCTAATACAGCAGTATCTTAA AGAAGACTACAGTTTTACAGCTTATGctaccatttcatatttgaaaataggACCTAAAGCTAATCTTCTGAACAATGACGCACATGCTATTACTATGCAAGTGACAAAGTCCACGCAGAACTCTTTCAGG GCTGAATCATCTCAAACTTGTCATTCTGAACAAGGTGATAAaaagatggaggaaaaaaattcagGCAACTTCCAGAAGAAGGCTGCAAACATGCTTCAGCAATCTGGTTCTAAGAATACAGgagctaagaaaagaaaaattgatgatGCCTGA